The sequence TTGTACATAGCTATTTTACTTTGAAGCtaattttaaaagaaattcTGACTAAGTTAACGTAACTTCATCAACATCTACTTCATCAGCAGAACGTCACACTGTCACGACTCGATTCTTCTTATCAGTAGTaagagaaaataatgaatgattgaacgatataaatatatcgtaCCACAAAAACTTCGCCAGttagattttatttataaTATCAACTCTATACTAACGAATATacttgattgatttgaacttACTTCCTACTCCACACACACAATAAAGTACTTGGCGCAACCGGATTTACCCccggtggcagcaccgtacatTCTCCTAGCGGGATTAATGCGAACTGCCGGCTTTCGCGGACTTAAATGTTCCTTGCAATCGATCGGGATCGTATGGTTCAAAGATAGACTAACCAAAATATAGAGTTTATATTGATGGTTGTGGGAACCCCACATCAACATTAGttactataaatatatttattgtagTTCACAGATAACCCGCTGTTGTTATGTATAGAGGCGGTACTGAACGGTTGATTGGGAGCTGGTTAActctggcatgcgagtaataaagTTTCAAGGTCGTCGACCCTGGTCAAACATTTTTTGGGCTGAGTCAGCTGTCAAACTCAAACGATGGTTTATTGCGCTTGTGTTGAAGATCTGCTGTCAAACTCTCGCGAAGATTTTATCAGTTCTTCAGAAATACTGATTAAACTAGCgaataacattttaaacaaCCCCGAAAACCAGAAATACAGACAAATTCGAATATCGAATCCGATGATCGAAAATCGTCTACTAGCCGTGTCAGGAGCGATGGAGTGTCTGTTTGAAATGGGTTTTCAAGAAGCTCAGGTGAATAACAGCCTCAGGTTTTTGTATCTACATAACGTTCGTCTAGAGGGCCAGGGCAGGGCCTTGTCAcaattaggctaaaaaaaattgataccttgtttctccgctctgctgagcttaaatgttgacccggccggccgcctatctacccaatacattactttttttaaaatcgtgatcaattttaccataacagacccggccgctatagaaatgaactgtttataaattttatcatattttacaaaaatgacccggccgctgcggagaaacaaggtatcatttttgtttagccttatgtATGGTCCGTATATGCAGACCCATAATGACGTTATCCACATGTATGTAGGGATAATAAGTTAAATTGGGAATGGATCAATTGTATCAAAAGTAATCAAGCCTCTGTGGTAAAGATTCAATTTCAACGTACAAAACTTTCTTAATTTCAGGATGGACGATACTTACAGTTTCCACGCGGTGCTTTATTCGATAACATGAAGAGAATAAGAGATGATTTAAACTCATCAAGAAATGATCTTCTCTCTAATCAAACTACAACATCGAGTaacgctgctgctgctgcggctgcgAGTGTACCTGATGCTGCAGGTGCTACTGCATCTGATGGTAATTCTGTAACAGTCAATCATTCAATCGTAAGTATATTTCGATCTATTGTTTCTTATTAGCAGTGACGGATCCAGGGGTTATGGGGCATGTCCCAAGACTTTCGTTAAGATAATGGACCTTTCTTTCTAACTCTAACTCTaattgaaaaaactaaaaaataaCACTGCAAAAGATACACTTCATCGATGAAAGTGCGatactaataatgatatttacgatgatttctttaatgcaggtgaaagaaatgatattttatcagaaattgaataattcGTTCGAACACGTTTTGATTTATGAAGATAAATCGTTACAAGCTAAAGCTCGCCGGTGCATGCCTACCGAACAATTTACTCGAGATGCTACCGAAAAACTGAAGGCACTGAAACAAGCGACGAATAAAGATGAAACGAACGCCGATGATCTTCCCGGTTTTAAAGAATTAGTTTTACTCGAATTGTTGAATTGGTTTAAGACGAGTTTTTTTACGTGGGTGAACAGTCCGGAGTGTAGTCGGTGTAACGGCCAGACGGAGGCTCGAGGGATGACCGATCCGACCGACGAAGATCGATTGTGGGGAGCGTCACGCGTCGAGAATTACTTCTGTTCGAATTGTCGCGAATACGAGCGATTCGCGCGTTACAATCACCCGGGACGATTACTAGAAACGAGACGTGGAAGATGCGGTGAATGGGCGAACTGTTTTACGCTTTGTTGTCGAGCTCTGAATTTAGAAGCGCGTTATGTGCTCGATTGGACGGATCACGTTTGGACAGAGGTTTATTCGGAATCGTTCGGTCGATGGTTACATTGCGACCCGTGCGAAAATACGTGCGATAAACCGCTCACCTACGAGGTCGGGTGGGGAAAGAAATTAACGTACGTGATCGCGTTTTCGAATGAAGATATTCAGGACGTGACTCCCAGGTATACCGTCGATCAAACAGCTGTTTTATCGAGGCGTGACGACTGTCGCGAAGATTGGCTGATCGATACGATATTCAAGTTGAGATCGAAAAGACAGAAAGATTTACCGGAACAGCGGAAAAAAGAGCTGGAAATGAGATCGTTGCGCGAATTGATCGAATTCCTCTCACCGAAAGAAGTGAAAGAAGGCGAAAAAAGCGGTCGCCAGTCGGGATCTCTCGAGTGGAGACTATCTCGAGATGAAATGGGTTCGTCTTcgaaatttgagaaatttacgTTCAGTCTTACGGATAACGAGAAATCGGCGAAAAGTTTCCATATCACGTATAACTGCGCTAAAGATGTATATACGCGTCTATCGGATAACGGTAATACAATCATGCCGTGGAAATCTTGCGCGTTCGAAGTAGAAAACGTTATTCGTAAAGTTGAAAACGACTGGAAAATGGTTTATCTCGCCAGAAAAGAGGGTTCGAATACTGCGACTATATCTTGGAAATTTGACTTTTCTGGTCGGTATTCATTGATTCTGATTCTAATGAGCAAGACCCAcgtttgatgatttaacaattcattttgacaGTTTTGACTAGACTTCATCATCAATGATGAGGTTTAGTCAAAACTTCGAGAGcgtcagaaaataaattgttaaatcatcaattgcGGGTTTCGTTCATTAATTCAATGATTCATTCATCGGCatatttaatgaaattatcaGTGAATTGTTATTTGCTTCTTTTATTTCAGGCAGTGGTCTTCGCGCTGATCAAATTAAGATTAAAGTGAGCAGTACCACTTACGAGTCTGGGAAAGTAACGTGGGTTTTATGCGGAGGAGACAGTTGTATCGCTGTCAAACCAGGTAATTCTAAGAAAATCCATTCGTCCATTTTTGCATAAGTTGATAgacatgaataagtttgaattatgtTTTCAGATGAGGAGGTTGTCACCAGTAATCTGAAAGGTAGTGAAACTCTGACCCTTACTGCTAGATTATCAGGTGGAAATGGAAACAATGCCTTTCAACATACGCAGTTATTCAGGCAACAGGAGAATAGTGACGACTGTCCATTAGATTTACAAATAACATTCATTTAAATCAGATTCtgttttccatttcatttgtccgaaatttgccattttatttttctacattCTTTCTGATGCTTGAGTTTCTTACAGTGACAGAGCATTAAAACTATATGTACCTTGTATATATCTTCATTAATTGTGCAATAATTTCtttctgatattttctgtaCTTTTGTGTACTCTTCAGTAGACTCCGCCCAATTTGGAACCGATCAACTTGGAGTTAACAGTTCAACTCGGgatgttttttgaaatatgtttgtgacatatatgaaatacataacatcCAACTCGAGTATCACTCTCTCAAGTTGGACATATTTTTACGGTCCCAAAAGATTCAACTTCAGCGAAGTCTACTGTATAAAAT is a genomic window of Tubulanus polymorphus chromosome 5, tnTubPoly1.2, whole genome shotgun sequence containing:
- the LOC141905668 gene encoding peptide-N(4)-(N-acetyl-beta-glucosaminyl)asparagine amidase-like; protein product: MVYCACVEDLLSNSREDFISSSEILIKLANNILNNPENQKYRQIRISNPMIENRLLAVSGAMECLFEMGFQEAQDGRYLQFPRGALFDNMKRIRDDLNSSRNDLLSNQTTTSSNAAAAAAASVPDAAGATASDGNSVTVNHSIVKEMIFYQKLNNSFEHVLIYEDKSLQAKARRCMPTEQFTRDATEKLKALKQATNKDETNADDLPGFKELVLLELLNWFKTSFFTWVNSPECSRCNGQTEARGMTDPTDEDRLWGASRVENYFCSNCREYERFARYNHPGRLLETRRGRCGEWANCFTLCCRALNLEARYVLDWTDHVWTEVYSESFGRWLHCDPCENTCDKPLTYEVGWGKKLTYVIAFSNEDIQDVTPRYTVDQTAVLSRRDDCREDWLIDTIFKLRSKRQKDLPEQRKKELEMRSLRELIEFLSPKEVKEGEKSGRQSGSLEWRLSRDEMGSSSKFEKFTFSLTDNEKSAKSFHITYNCAKDVYTRLSDNGNTIMPWKSCAFEVENVIRKVENDWKMVYLARKEGSNTATISWKFDFSGSGLRADQIKIKVSSTTYESGKVTWVLCGGDSCIAVKPDEEVVTSNLKGSETLTLTARLSGGNGNNAFQHTQLFRQQENSDDCPLDLQITFI